TATGCTCCCTCAAACTGAGTTATCAGAGAAAATAGCTTCAATAGGGTCTATGTTAAGTTCTGCTATGAATAATGGACTTTCTAATAATGATTTTAACACTTTTGAACAATCACTAGGTGAATCTATTTACACTAGTACAAAAGAAAGCCTTCTAAAGGCTTTTGGAGAGTCTCATATATATAAAAATTTAATCAATAAATATTTTGATACTAAATCTCTTGAAGAACAATTAAGGACCTTTACAGATCCTAAACAAGCTTTTAGATTCCTTAAAGATTCTATGAATTCTATTCAAGAAAAGCTAGAAGCTAATGGACTTGGTTTTAATCTTAAAAAACCAGATAAAGATAACTATAAAAATTTAGGAAGTGCATATTATCAAGAAGCTAAAAAGACAATCACTATTAATAATACTGTCAATTTCTATAAAGAAGTTTATGGTGTAAGCGATTTAACATCCTTAATTAATAATAGCATTGAAAAATGTCTTCGCGAAATTACAACTAAACCTAAAATACTTGCTAATTAGGAGGGAAAATGAAATTATCTACTTTGCAAAATACTCATAAATATTCAGTTTTAGTAAAGAATATATCTAAAAATATAGATATTTCTGATTTTATGGAAAATATAGAATTAACTTTTCCTAATACTAAAACAATTTCTTCTATGGTTGCCACATTTTCTCTTAATGAAAAACGTATAGAAAATGATAATGAAATTTCTATAGATATTTTAGATGAAGTAGGAAATAGTCTTTATACCTTTAGTGGAAAAGCTTATATTAATGAAATCTCAAATTCATATTTATCTAGAAAAGAATTTAAATATGAAATTAAAGATTCCTATGATGATTTATTTAAAAAAGTTGTTCCTAAAACCATTACCTATTTTGATCTATATCTTTGTAACACAAAGGATATTGAAAATAGTTTACTTCATAAAATAGCACTTCATCTAGGTTTTTCTAAAGATTCTTTAGACTTCCAAGATATAAAAAATAAAGATAATGAACTTTTTAGAATTCCATTTGTAGCTTTTCGCGAAAATAATAAATGGATTGATGAGCTTCAAACATTTATAAGCGCTGTAAATGGTTATATCTATATTGAAAATAAAAAATTAATCTTTAAAACTAAAGAAAATGAGATAGTATCATCTTTTGAATTTAATAAAAACAACCTAATATCTAGAATAACTGAATCATATAAATACTTTCAACATAATGGAGTTAAAATTGATTATGATTCCTTTAAAAGATTAGAAAATCAAGTGATATTTAATCTTGCTGAAAAAATTATTGTTAATGAAAATACAACTAAAGATATAGATGTGGATCAAATGCAAATAAAATTTATTTCTGATACAGCAGCTAATATATCTATTACAAAGACTAAAGGGTATTATTTTACTTCAGATGATATAAGCAGTAAAAAAGAAATAGATTTAATTGAAAATACTCACTATGTTTTAAAAGAATTTAAAGAATCAGGAATAATTGTTAAATTCTATAATCCAATGAAATATAAGCTATATATTACTGATTTCGAGATTAAAGGTCAGCCTCTTGTTAAATATCCCAATAACAAGGCTATTATTAAAAATCCCGATGTTATAGAACCTTCTCAGGAGAATTTATCGCTAATATCTAAAAATAAATATATTCAAACTAAAGATCTAGCGCTAAAATCTGCCTTGGATTTTTATAAAGATAACATTAATACTACAACCTTCTCATTTTTTACTCCATTTATCCCAGGAATTCTACTAGGAAAAATATATAGTTTATCCTTAGGAGAAATTCAAACTAAAGTTAGAATTGAAAAAATGTCTATTAGTTTAAAAAAAGGGGATTTTAGAATTAAATATGATGGAATAGAAGTTAAAGAAATAATAACTAATCCAATTATCTCTTTAACTAATTCATTAAATCCAGATTCTAGGTATCTTGAATTATCTAATCTAAAAAAAGACCTCCAGGATAATTCTAAAAATTTGGAACAAATGAAAAATCAATTGCTTTCAGATTTAGAGAGTCCTATTAAGGAAATAAAAGGTTTAATAGAGCAAAAAGCGCAAGTATTTGTTGGGGTTAAACCTCCTCTTGAGCAATTAAGCGATAAAAATATTGGAGATATCTTTATTAATCCTGATACAGGAACTCTTGAGACTCTTATTAAAAAAGAAAACTCTTTTATCTGGATTCCAAGTACTGACAAAGAGGCTATTAAAAATATAAAAAAATATATTAAAGATAATGTTGAAAATAAATTAATATCTATAACTTACGGTAATACAATCCCTGTAAATCCTAATGTTGGAGATATTCATGTAGATTTATCTGAAGATGGTATTTGGAAAAGATGGAGTGGTAAAAAATGGGAACAAATTGATAAACCTATAAGAGATGCTATTAAAAATACTTCTGAAGCTATTTCTAAAGCTGAAACTTTAATTGAGGATATAAATAAAGAGCTTACAAATAAACTCTTATCTAAAGCTATTATTCAAGAAACTGAACCAACTTCAGGAGTTAAAGAACAAGATATATGGTTCAACCCTAAAACTAATACTTTTAAAATTTGGTTTAATAATAAATGGAATATAGCTTCTGAAGAAGATATTATGCCTTCTTTAAAATCATATATCTCATTAAAAAAAGCTACTTTAGAAATCGGAGAAATAGCAAATAATGCTAATAAAAAGGCTGGAATATTCCTGCGCAATAAGGAACAAACTTTTGGAGTACTAAATGATATTGCCGAAGTATCCATAAATAAAGATGCTAGTGTTGTATTAAAAAATGCAAATAATCTACTCCAGTTTAATACTAAAGATCCTTTTAATCCTCGCAAAATGACTTCTAAAATTTTAATGGGAGTAAGCGATGTAAACGATCCTAAATTTAAAAATGTTATGTTTCAAATAGGAGATCCTAGTACAGGAAATTATTTATCATTTAAAGAACAAGCTTTTGAGCAATATTTGGGTGGAGTAGAAATTAAAGAAAAATTTAACACTTTAAATAATGACATATCTAATGCTACATCTAGTGCTAATATAGCCAAAAGAGAAGTAAACAAAGCTATAACTACTGCACAAAGCGCAACAAATGAGGCTATTAAAGCAAAGACTGAAGCTATGGGCGCAAGAAGTGAAGCTAAGTCTGCTTTAAATAAAATAAATACTGGTCAATTTATAATAAATTCAAACACAAAAATTGTAGGAATGTTGCAAGTATTTAGTGATCAAGGTATTGAAAGCTTTAATGGAACAAATGAAAGTAACTCTACTAAGAAAACTGTACTTTTAGGTGCTTCTTTAGAATATTGGGAAAAAGAATAAGGTGGTGAATATGGAGAAAAAATTAAAAAAAATAGGTTCTTTAAAAAAATTTAATATTAAAGATATCCCTATAGGAACAACTATAAATATTAGAGAAACATTTGGTTCTTCTTATTTAAAACCTATCTTTATCCCTACTTTATTAGAATTCACTAGAAGAAACTCTGAATTTTTTAAAGTTTCAACAGATGTAGTTAAAATTTCCGAAGGAATTTATAAAGTGGGATCTATTACTAAAAATGGGGCTGGAACAATAAGATTACTAATTGCGGAGGATATATGAAAAGAGTAAGTGTCTTACTAGGAATGGTAACAGGAATTCTTAATAAACAAAATGATTTCACTATCAATCTTAAAGAACATGGCTGGTATAGAGATTTTGACAATGTTAAAATTCTACCTAGTTTAATAAAAGCAAATTTTCCTATTAGGCCCGCGGGACTATCATATAAGATTGAAAATAAGGGTGATGGCATATTTCGCGTAGTACCACAAATTTATAATGCTAATATTTATAATAACAATATTTATATTGATGATATTATTCAAGTTAAAAGAAATCCTAAACAATATATTGAATGGGTAAAAGTAAAACTTTATAAAAATAAAATTTATACTTTTTTCCCTATTTTAAAGACAAATAGACCTTATAAAAATTTTGATTATTCCTTATCTCTTTTTATAGATAATGTAGAGTATGACAAAATAGAGGTTACAAATAAAGAAACAATCTCTCATGCGCTTGATTACTTTAAATTTATTCCTAATGAAACTAAGGAATATACAGTCGCAATCGTTCCTACTCTAGGCACTATTAGATATTTAGAAACAAGAAAATTATATCCAGATGGAGTTCCCCATCACCCTCCAGAACTATATGTTAAATATCTTGATTTTGGAGAATATCTTCCTATTCCAACTGATAATATTACTATTTCTTGCTTATTTGTTAGAGAGTTTCTATAGGAGGAAATATGCCTGAATGGAAAAAAGTTAATGTTATTAAATTTATAAATTTTATTAAAGTTAAAGATAAAAACTCTATCCCTAAATTATCTAAAAGTTTAGATGTTTTTATAGGTCCAACAGATTTAACAATTGATGATAATTTATTTTCAATTGATTATATTATAGACAAAAGTAACTCAAATATAAAGTTAATAAAGAAAAATAAAATTTTAAAAGGTGTTGATGTATTATATATTCCAGAAATGGCTCCAGGATTAATACAAACATTCCTGTATGCTTTTCAAATTAATTTTTCTTCTAGATATTATAATGGATTATATATTTCTCCTATTGAAGAAACTTTGAAAGGAACTATAGTATGCCAAGTATTTAATGGAAAATATTTTGATCCTTATAAAGCAATAACAGAAAAGATTCTCGGTTTTTTAAATTTTGAGTTTTCTGTACAATTATTTGATGAGCGCTTAAATCCTATAAGAGATAAAAATACCCTTTTTAATGTTTATATAAATGATTCTTTAGCTGGGCAATTTAAAGGTAATTATGGAAATACACATTTACAAAATGCGCCCCCTTTGCTATTTGGCTACGAATCTACAGAACTTGATATTAAAGTTATTGTTGTAAATAATCCTTTAGTAAAAAAGTTTGGGTTTGATTTAATATATACTGCTCCTCAAGGGGCTATTCTTCCTTCTGGGATAGTAGAAGAAATACCTTTTAATTTAATAACTTTCAATAAAGAATAACAATAGAGGTGAATTATGAAAGATATAACAACTGTAAATGTATATAGTAACAGAATTGAAACTGAAAATAAAATATTTACAGTAGGAGATAAAAATATTCCACATTTGCTTGTTAAATTTTTTTATAAATTTAATATTTCTTCTTTAAAAAATAAAAAACTAGAATGTTCATATCATTTACCAAATAAAGAATTATATAAAGAAACTTTGCTTATACAAAATGATGATTTTATAGAATTTCCTATTCATTATTCAACATTTACAAATTCAGGATGGACTAGCTTAATCTTAACTATTGTAGATGGAGATAATCGCATGAGTTTGCCTGAAATAATTTTAAAAACTAAAGGTTATTTCGATTCGAATATCTTTAAAGATGTTTTTGAAAATAAAACTATTTCAAATGCTACTTTTGTTGAAAGCATTCCAAATATTGGAAATAAATATACTTTATCTACCGAATTTAACAAAATAATAGGAGAAATTATTGCTCCTCAAGGTCCTAAAGGAAATAGGGGAGATATTGGCCCTCAAGGTCCCATTGGACCAAAAGGAGATAAAGGAGACACAGGTATTCAAGGGGAAAGAGGACCTAAAGGAGATGCGGGTATTCAAGGAATTACAGGGCCTCAAGGAATACAAGGTCCTCCAGGTCCTAAAGGTTCACAGGGTGAAAAAGGCGCTCAAGGACCTAGAGGTATTCAGGGACTTCCTGGTAAGAATCTAGAATTTAAATGGTTTGAAAACGGGATATTAGGAGTTCGTATTGAAGGTGAAAATGAGTATATAAAAACTAATTTGAAAGGTCCTCAAGGTCTTACTGGACAGCAAGGACCTATAGGTTCCCAAGGAAAAACAGGAAAACCCTTTTCTATATCAAAAGTATATCCTTCTATTGAGACAATGAATAATGATTTTAATAATAAAGAAATAGAAAATGGAGCTTTTGTAATTATAAATTCCGATATAAGTAATCCAGATAATGCTAAATTATATGTTAAAGGGATCACATCTTATAAATATATAACAGATTTATCTGGAGCCAATGGAATACAAGGCCCTCCAGGGCCTAGAGGCGCACAAGGAATACAAGGAAATCAAGGACCAAAAGGAGAGCCTGGAGATAAAGGTATTCAAGGTCCTGTTGGCCCTCCCGGACCACAAGGACAACCAGGTAAAAAGGGGGACAAAGGAGATCCTGGGGCTCAAGGTCCCATTGGACCTAGAGGTATTCAGGGAATTCAAGGTATTCAAGGAGAAAGAGGGCCTAAAGGAGAGTCTGGACCTAGAGGACTTCCTGGAACTATTGATTATGATCTCCTTGATAAAAAATATCTCTCTATTTCTGGTGGAACAATAACTAAAGATTTAACTGTTCAAGGAACAATTTATTGTAATAATGATATCGTCGCTTTTTCAGATGAAAGATTAAAAAAAGACATTAGAACAATTAAAAATCCACTCAGAAAATTAAGAAAAATAAATGGATATAACTATATAAAAGATGGAAAAAGACATATTGGTGTCCTTGCCCAAGAAATAGAATCTATCATGCCAGAACTCGTTACAAAAGATAAAAAAACTGGTTATAAGGCTGTCGCTTATGGAAATTTAACAGCTCTTCTCATTCAGTGTATAAAAGCGCAACAAACACAAATAGATTTTTTAACAAAACAAATCAAAACTTTAAATAAGTAATAAAATAAGGAGATATTAAAATGTCACTACCTACAAGAGGACCTATTTCTATGAACAAAATAAAGCAAGAACTTAAAATAAATGGAGAAATAAGATTAGGTGATCAAAGATGTAGAAATTTAGCTAAAAAATTGATTGGCAAAATAAAAATGAGTGATTTTTATGGTAAAAGTAGTGCGACACATCATATTATTTGGGGTAAATCATCTGAACTTAAAATTTGTGGTTATCTTAATTTTTTTGATACTATTGGATCAATAGATAATTCTTTTCTTTCTTACAAAGGTCAATTAATCACAATAATAGCATTACAATATTCCTTAGAAATAAATCAATTTCAATTTATTTATGGAGTAAGCAATGGTTACGCTCATTTACCTAAATCTTTCAATATAATTATAGATGGATTTGTTATTTCATTGATAAAAACAGAAGCTAATGCTCATACATCAAATGTTCTTTCAAAAGAAATTCGAGATTATCTTAAAAATATTCCTACAAACTCAAAAGTTGGGATATCATTTGAACTTTAAAAATGAAAAAGCCCCGTAGGGCGAGGTTTGATGTTATCTTTTGTTTTGCCACAATATTAATAATAGAGCTATTCCCAAAATGAATACCCCTCCATTAATATTAAGATGTTCAACATTGATATACATACAATACCTCCATAGTTTAATTGTTCTCTACCTTGTTCAAGGGCAGAAAAAAAGCCTCCACTTTCGTGAAAGCTTAAATTCTGAACATGAGCCGTAGCTCAAACAATTAAACTATGTTAACCCTACGAGGGTTAGTAATTTGATTATACATTACTATACTTTAAAAGTCAAATAAATGAAATTTTCTAGCATTTAAATAAAAAAGCCCCGTAGGGCGAGGTTTGATGTTATCTTTTGTTTTGCCACAATATTAATAATAGAGCTATTCCTAAAATGAATACTCCTCCATTAATATTAAGGTGCTCAACATTGATATACATACAATACCTCCAAGTAATATAAGTTTTCCGCCTTGTTCAAGGGCAGAAAAAAAGCCTCCACTTTCGTGAAAGCTTAAATTCTGAACATGAGCCATAGCTCAAAACTTATATTACTTGGTAACCCTACGAGGGTTAGTAATTTGATTATACATTAATATACTTTAAAAGTCAAACATAAGGAGTTTACATGGATAAAGACATTATTAAAAACATTATTGCCTCTTTAATAGTAAGTGCTATCGCTAGTACAACAACATATATAATAACCGCAAAACAAAATACCATAAATATTGAAAGAAATACTAAGGCTATCGAAGAAGTCAAAAGAGATTATGCGACTAGAAGAGAACTAGATTTAAAAATAGCCTCTTTAGAAAGAACTGTCAATAGGATAGATCGCA
This portion of the Cetobacterium ceti genome encodes:
- a CDS encoding tail fiber domain-containing protein, coding for MKDITTVNVYSNRIETENKIFTVGDKNIPHLLVKFFYKFNISSLKNKKLECSYHLPNKELYKETLLIQNDDFIEFPIHYSTFTNSGWTSLILTIVDGDNRMSLPEIILKTKGYFDSNIFKDVFENKTISNATFVESIPNIGNKYTLSTEFNKIIGEIIAPQGPKGNRGDIGPQGPIGPKGDKGDTGIQGERGPKGDAGIQGITGPQGIQGPPGPKGSQGEKGAQGPRGIQGLPGKNLEFKWFENGILGVRIEGENEYIKTNLKGPQGLTGQQGPIGSQGKTGKPFSISKVYPSIETMNNDFNNKEIENGAFVIINSDISNPDNAKLYVKGITSYKYITDLSGANGIQGPPGPRGAQGIQGNQGPKGEPGDKGIQGPVGPPGPQGQPGKKGDKGDPGAQGPIGPRGIQGIQGIQGERGPKGESGPRGLPGTIDYDLLDKKYLSISGGTITKDLTVQGTIYCNNDIVAFSDERLKKDIRTIKNPLRKLRKINGYNYIKDGKRHIGVLAQEIESIMPELVTKDKKTGYKAVAYGNLTALLIQCIKAQQTQIDFLTKQIKTLNK